The following proteins are encoded in a genomic region of Calonectris borealis unplaced genomic scaffold, bCalBor7.hap1.2 HAP1_SCAFFOLD_366, whole genome shotgun sequence:
- the LOC142077651 gene encoding zinc finger protein 740-like, translated as ALRQDAEKSRSRKEEETAEASQPKKSIKKRRKRVAGAEGPSRSSRRGSRLGSQVVVIEQNGSFQLRIPKNFICEHCYGAFRSSYHLKRHILIHTGEKPFECDVCDMRFIQKYHLERHKRVHSGEKPYQCERCMQSFSRTDRLLRHKRMCQGCQTKTPDSQLLL; from the exons GCTCTCCGTCAGGACGCCGAGAAATCCCGCAGCCGCAAAGAGGAAGAAACGGCCGAGGCGTCGCAGCcgaaaaaatccattaaaaag CGCCGCAAGCGGGTGGCCGGCGCCGAGGGACCCAGCCGCTCCTCCCGGAGAGGATCCCGCCTCGGCAGCCAG GTGGTGGTGATCGAGCAAAACGGCTCCTTCCAGCTGAGGATCCCCAAAAATTTCATCTGCGAGCACTGCTACGGCGCCTTCCGCAGCAGCTACCACCTCAAGAGACACATCCTCATCCACACCG GCGAGAAGCCCTTCGAGTGCGACGTCTGCGACATGCGTTTCATCCAGAAATATCACCTGGAACGTCACAAGCGCGTTCACAGCGGGGAGAAACCCTACCAGTGCGAGCGTTGCATGCAG AGTTTCTCCAGGACAGATCGGCTACTGCGACACAAACGAATGTGCCAAGGTTGCCAAACCAAGACCCCCGACTCCCAGCTGCTGCTCTAG